A genome region from Cucumis sativus cultivar 9930 chromosome 4, Cucumber_9930_V3, whole genome shotgun sequence includes the following:
- the LOC101221469 gene encoding protein FRIGIDA, whose protein sequence is MSLMAATVDSSKEEEHSETDSRLGEGPCQLSSLFSNSSPLVPTAESGRNPVYSSTHLSRSSRSNLPETRTDFGKVDGKEGVDKQPESSSLSQLEHLCRTMCSRGLRKYIVSHLSDLARLHHEIPLALKWAPNPAKLVFDCIGRFYLQGSKAYTKVSPMIPARQASILILELFLISGAAETKNDKRTEIESSLKVEADLAAIAWRKRLITESGSCQASDIDARGLLLFLASFGIPTVFTNDDLRDLLRSSNSKGLSNALCHSHCLRTRIPDIIKGMTKSSKNIEAVDIIYAFGMENVFPPQEILLSFLQECDETWKKRINKVRGSTMQLRRVSEEKLASLKCVLKCLEDHKLDPVKSLPGWKIHEMIKNLEKDIVELGKRMEDNASLKRKTDEASTQKYLSQEIKRSRMSANKGGFPVMSYPVNGLLEQNATTFLEDKSCFSTSSSSMPLKLLDGGRASQLGNYQIASSLRGPGLVETTVLPADIIGSGISNAAAPFPRGMGWGRGRDSNEASIYKMGPTREFAYKDISVGQSFIQQAMPTLATTPTPPPTTVEPYSAVYGFMGHSTSNNFDLYHFADAAVFENDLPKNRSTQTGTLSRLRLPHHHHPSYFYN, encoded by the exons ATGTCACTCATGGCTGCTACTGTTGATTCCTCCAAGGAGGAAGAGCATTCAGAGACTGATTCACGATTGGGAGAAGGCCCATGCCAATTATCTTCCTTATTCTCCAATTCTTCTCCTCTCGTCCCAACCGCAGAAAGTGGACGAAATCCTGTTTATTCAAGCACCCATCTGTCGCGTAGTTCTAGAAGCAATCTTCCTGAAACTCGTACCGATTTTGGCAAAGTTGACGGAAAAGAAGGCGTTGATAAGCAACCAGAATCCTCCTCTCTCTCCCAGCTTGAGCATCTCTGCCGAACCATGTGTAGCCGTGGCCTACGCAAGTACATAGTTTCTCATCTATCGGACCTCGCTCGCCTCCATCATGAAATTCCGCTTGCTTTAAAATGGGCTCCTAACCCGGCCAAACTCGTGTTCGATTGCATTGGCCGCTTTTATCTTCAGGGAAGCAAAGCCTACACCAAGGTCTCTCCTATGATTCCTGCTAGACAAGCCTCCATCCTCATCCTAGAACTTTTTCTGATCTCAGGTGCAGCTGAGaccaaaaatgataaaagaacaGAAATTGAGTCCTCCTTGAAGGTGGAAGCTGACCTTGCTGCTATTGCCTGGAGAAAAAGACTTATTACTGAAAGTGGTTCTTGTCAGGCAAGCGATATAGATGCCAGGGgtttgcttctttttcttgcGTCTTTCGGAATTCCTACTGTATTTACAAACGATGATTTAAGGGATCTCTTACGATCGAGTAACTCAAAGGGGCTATCGAATGCCCTTTGCCATTCACATTGTCTTCGTACGCGTATTCCTG ACATTATAAAGGGGATGACGAAGAGCAGTAAGAATATTGAAGCTGTTGATATTATTTATGCTTTTGGTATGGAGAATGTATTTCCACCACAGGAAATTCTGTTGTCATTTCTCCAAGAGTGTGATGAAACgtggaaaaaaagaataaataaagtaCGAGGTTCAACCATGCAACTG AGACGAGTGAGTGAAGAGAAATTAGCTTCTCTGAAATGTGTTCTCAAATGTTTGGAAGATCACAAATTGGATCCAGTGAAGTCTCTTCCTGGATGGAAAATTCACGAAATGATAAAGAACTTGGAGAAGGATATTGTGGAACTCGGAAAAAGAATGGAAGATAATGCGAGTCTGAAGAGAAAAACAGATGAAGCTTCCACACAGAAGTATCTGAGTCAAGAAATAAAGCGGTCACGAATGTCCGCAAATAAAGGAGGATTCCCTGTTATGTCTTATCCAGTCAATGGCTTGTTGGAACAAAATGCAACTACGTTTTTGGAGGACAAGAGCTGTTTTAGTACTAGTAGTAGTTCAATGCCACTAAAGTTATTGGATGGTGGACGTGCTTCTCAGTTAGGTAATTACCAAATTGCTTCGTCTTTGCGTGGACCTGGTTTGGTTGAAACTACAGTTTTGCCTGCCGATATTATTGGTAGTGGTATCTCCAATGCTGCCGCCCCATTCCCCAGAGGAATGGGATGGGGAAGGGGAAGGGACAGCAACGAGGCGTCCATTTACAAAATGGGGCCAACTCGTGAGTTTGCTTACAAAGATATATCAGTTGGGCAAAGCTTTATTCAACAAGCTATGCCTACACTTGCAACAACCCCTACGCCACCGCCAACAACCGTGGAGCCTTATTCAGCCGTATATGGGTTCATGGGACACTCGACGAGCAATAATTTTGATCTCTATCATTTTGCTGATGCAGCAGTGTTCGAAAATGATCTGCCCAAGAACAGAAGCACTCAAACTGGCACTTTGTCTCGTCTTCGGCTGCCCCATCATCACCATCCCTCctacttttacaattaa